Proteins from a genomic interval of Mycoplasmopsis columboralis:
- the glyA gene encoding serine hydroxymethyltransferase, whose amino-acid sequence MYKKLKIEDTLVQKAINAELKRQQNHIELIASENYVSEQVLKAQGSVLTNKYGEGYPSRRYYGSCENVDIVENAAIERLKEIFKVSYANVQPYSGSVANAAAIASVVPEKGKIMGLSLSSGGHLTHGYKISFSGIFYESITYDVAENGYLDYDKIEEIAMREKPNLIICGYSAYPRVIDFKRFREIADKCGAKLMADIAHIAGLIAGGVHPSPVGYAHIITSTTHKTLRGGRGGVIMTNDPEIAKKVDRWVFPGYQGGPLFHAIAGKAVAFYEALQPQFKTYAKNIVKNAQTFSKEFIKLGAKIVSGGTDNHLFMIDVYNTYNITGKQAEELLEYFNITINKNSIPFDTLSPMVTSGIRLGTAAMTSRGFTKWKELAQLIHKVLSNYEFYAQNTKESIKSKKELLQEINSWTKEFPIQKSYLK is encoded by the coding sequence ATGTACAAAAAACTTAAAATCGAAGACACTTTAGTGCAAAAAGCTATTAATGCTGAACTCAAACGCCAACAAAATCACATTGAATTGATTGCTTCAGAAAATTATGTCTCTGAACAAGTTCTCAAAGCACAAGGATCGGTGTTGACCAATAAATACGGAGAAGGATATCCATCTCGTAGATATTATGGAAGCTGTGAAAATGTCGATATTGTTGAAAATGCAGCTATTGAAAGACTTAAAGAAATCTTTAAGGTTTCATATGCTAATGTGCAACCTTATTCAGGATCAGTGGCTAATGCCGCTGCAATAGCTTCTGTAGTTCCTGAAAAAGGAAAAATCATGGGATTAAGTTTATCTTCTGGTGGACACTTAACTCATGGATATAAAATTTCTTTTAGCGGAATTTTTTATGAATCTATTACTTATGATGTAGCTGAAAACGGTTATTTAGATTATGACAAAATAGAAGAAATTGCCATGCGTGAAAAACCTAATTTAATTATTTGTGGCTATTCAGCTTATCCACGTGTAATTGACTTTAAACGTTTTCGTGAAATAGCCGATAAATGTGGAGCGAAGTTAATGGCAGATATTGCACACATTGCCGGTTTAATTGCTGGTGGTGTACACCCTTCTCCAGTAGGATACGCTCACATTATTACTTCCACAACTCACAAAACACTTAGAGGAGGTCGTGGAGGTGTGATCATGACCAATGATCCTGAAATAGCTAAAAAAGTAGACAGATGAGTTTTCCCTGGATATCAAGGAGGACCTCTTTTTCACGCTATAGCCGGAAAAGCAGTTGCTTTTTATGAAGCTCTCCAACCTCAATTTAAAACATATGCAAAAAACATTGTTAAGAATGCTCAAACATTCTCAAAAGAATTTATTAAATTAGGAGCTAAAATTGTTTCTGGAGGAACAGACAATCACTTGTTTATGATTGATGTTTATAATACATATAACATTACTGGAAAACAAGCTGAAGAACTTCTTGAATACTTTAACATTACCATTAATAAAAATTCAATTCCTTTTGACACTTTATCTCCAATGGTTACTAGTGGAATTCGCTTAGGAACAGCGGCTATGACTAGTCGGGGATTTACTAAGTGAAAAGAACTGGCTCAACTCATTCACAAAGTATTAAGTAATTATGAGTTTTATGCACAAAATACCAAAGAATCAATCAAAAGTAAAAAAGAATTGCTCCAAGAAATAAATTCTTGAACAAAAGAATTCCCAATTCAAAAAAGTTACTTGAAATAA
- a CDS encoding phenylalanine--tRNA ligase subunit beta — protein MILSLNHLNKYLPKKKLTIEVEKDLNALGFEVEYIKPFSDAKGLRFAEVLDVQPNPNTDKLDVVKLKLSDKEITIQTNNKILKPGDLTVCFVEGSSKGEHVFAPIKLQGVISEGMFASWSEMGYDWTLLSEKDQVLVLDKDFASLSDNADEKFGLTDYLIEISTTANRNDANSYYTIASELAAYYQTEVKIEHNPVVESFTSNLKVNKQEAKELMFLEVEGKKKTSLDECLLLAKHQIDSKFNWAINLTNLCLLETGAPAHVYPKEKITSTLSAQLYSGKTTILGNKEVEVENVLAIKHNDEVVSLACVMGIEEFKVTEQSDNFVFEIGVFDPKLVRHGAKEIKILSNSANQGSRVISKEIALRGMQYLQSKAHNLRYSNIVGADFELTKQQIPFDEEKLKLYSGMSDLNVFEVPKQQLKTLGFEFDNDVVKVPNYRYDVTIFADIIEELFRFYSYDNFAPAKFKNAPIKTQQRNIFKNLLASKGYDETRTFTLVSEQKAQFNPFNFNCSVKLLTFVSKEREVIRNSLAISLQEVIQYNQKRKLTNLNIFEKGMINDNVYVNSLASTTKNYYQFAQDVLDLINQEVTLVPFKDNEFIHPNSSAKILNSQNEMIGWIGKIHPKYDDTDAFYAEFLDQKDNHASKFNSISYDPYKTLDLTFELNVQDNIATKVTEIKSIAKVFEIVQIDDFYKKETNTRFVTLRSLATAEEIEKIDKHFNK, from the coding sequence ATGATTTTATCGCTTAATCACCTTAATAAATATTTACCTAAGAAAAAGTTAACCATAGAAGTAGAAAAGGATTTAAATGCTCTAGGGTTTGAAGTTGAATATATTAAACCTTTTTCTGATGCAAAAGGATTGCGTTTTGCTGAAGTTTTAGATGTGCAACCTAATCCTAACACTGATAAATTAGATGTTGTTAAATTGAAACTATCTGATAAAGAAATCACCATTCAAACCAATAATAAAATCTTAAAACCTGGTGATTTAACTGTATGTTTTGTAGAAGGTTCTTCAAAAGGAGAGCATGTATTTGCTCCAATTAAATTACAAGGTGTAATATCTGAAGGAATGTTTGCTTCATGAAGCGAAATGGGTTATGATTGAACTCTTTTAAGTGAAAAAGATCAAGTGTTAGTTTTGGATAAGGATTTTGCTTCTTTAAGTGATAATGCTGATGAAAAATTCGGATTAACTGATTATTTAATTGAAATTAGCACTACTGCTAATCGTAATGATGCCAACTCATATTACACAATTGCTTCTGAATTAGCTGCTTATTATCAAACTGAAGTTAAAATTGAACACAATCCAGTTGTAGAAAGTTTCACTTCAAATTTAAAAGTAAATAAACAAGAAGCTAAAGAATTAATGTTTTTGGAAGTTGAAGGTAAAAAGAAAACATCTTTAGATGAATGTTTATTGTTAGCTAAACACCAAATTGATTCTAAATTCAATTGAGCAATTAATTTAACTAACTTATGTTTACTTGAAACAGGAGCTCCAGCTCATGTGTACCCAAAAGAAAAGATAACCTCAACATTAAGCGCACAATTATACAGTGGAAAAACAACTATTTTAGGAAACAAAGAAGTAGAAGTTGAGAATGTATTAGCAATTAAACACAATGATGAAGTAGTGTCACTTGCATGTGTAATGGGAATTGAAGAATTTAAAGTAACTGAACAAAGTGATAACTTTGTTTTTGAAATAGGAGTTTTTGATCCTAAACTTGTACGCCATGGTGCTAAAGAAATTAAAATTTTATCCAACTCAGCTAACCAAGGTTCAAGAGTGATATCAAAAGAAATTGCTTTAAGAGGAATGCAATATCTTCAAAGCAAAGCGCATAACTTAAGATATTCAAACATTGTTGGAGCTGATTTTGAATTAACAAAACAACAAATACCTTTTGATGAAGAAAAACTCAAATTATATTCTGGAATGAGTGACTTAAATGTGTTTGAGGTTCCAAAACAACAACTCAAAACACTTGGTTTTGAATTTGATAATGACGTAGTTAAAGTTCCAAACTATCGTTATGATGTAACTATTTTTGCTGATATTATTGAAGAATTATTCCGTTTTTATTCTTATGATAATTTTGCTCCTGCCAAATTTAAAAACGCACCAATTAAAACTCAACAAAGAAATATTTTTAAAAATTTACTCGCTTCAAAAGGTTATGATGAAACTAGAACATTTACTTTAGTGTCTGAACAAAAAGCCCAATTTAATCCATTTAACTTCAATTGCAGTGTTAAATTGTTAACTTTTGTGTCTAAGGAAAGAGAAGTTATTCGTAACTCTTTAGCTATATCATTGCAAGAAGTAATTCAATACAATCAAAAACGTAAATTAACCAATTTAAATATTTTTGAAAAAGGAATGATTAATGACAACGTCTATGTTAATTCATTAGCTTCTACAACTAAAAATTACTACCAATTTGCTCAAGATGTTTTAGACTTAATTAACCAAGAGGTTACATTAGTGCCTTTTAAAGATAATGAATTTATTCATCCTAACTCAAGTGCAAAAATTTTAAATTCTCAAAATGAAATGATTGGTTGAATTGGAAAAATTCATCCTAAATATGATGATACCGATGCTTTTTATGCTGAATTTTTAGATCAAAAAGATAATCATGCTTCTAAATTTAATTCAATTTCTTATGACCCATACAAAACACTTGATTTAACCTTTGAATTAAATGTGCAAGATAATATTGCGACAAAAGTAACTGAAATAAAATCAATTGCCAAAGTATTTGAGATTGTTCAAATTGATGATTTTTACAAAAAAGAAACTAACACAAGATTTGTGACATTAAGATCTTTAGCTACTGCTGAAGAAATTGAAAAAATAGATAAACATTTTAATAAGTAG
- a CDS encoding uracil-DNA glycosylase, whose protein sequence is MKDSFLRILQTEGQKPYFNNIIEGLREYSSFEIVPHQIDMFRPFDFFQVNETKVVILGQDPYHKANVADGLAFSTRQKVTPPSLRNIFAELKQTYPNISLESNDLTKWAKQGVLLLNTSLTTVVKKPLAHKHLGWEQFTKVVCEEIIKANKDVIFVALGKHAQEFINSLSVRPQYLFETSHPSPFSVNKGFAGSQIFKKINTTLEKLNLSVINWELKEN, encoded by the coding sequence ATGAAAGATAGTTTTTTAAGAATTTTACAAACCGAAGGTCAAAAACCTTATTTCAACAATATTATTGAGGGATTACGAGAATATAGTTCTTTTGAAATTGTTCCTCATCAAATTGATATGTTTAGACCTTTTGACTTTTTTCAAGTTAATGAAACTAAAGTCGTTATTTTAGGACAAGATCCATATCATAAAGCTAATGTTGCCGATGGACTGGCTTTTTCAACTCGTCAAAAAGTAACTCCTCCAAGCTTAAGAAATATTTTTGCTGAACTTAAACAAACATACCCTAATATTTCCTTAGAAAGCAATGATTTGACTAAGTGAGCTAAACAAGGAGTGTTACTTCTAAACACAAGTTTAACTACTGTGGTTAAAAAACCTCTTGCACACAAACATTTGGGCTGAGAACAATTTACCAAGGTAGTTTGTGAAGAAATAATTAAAGCAAACAAAGATGTCATTTTTGTAGCCTTAGGAAAACATGCTCAAGAATTTATTAATTCATTAAGTGTCAGACCACAATATCTATTTGAAACTTCTCATCCGAGTCCTTTTTCAGTTAATAAAGGATTTGCTGGATCGCAGATTTTTAAAAAAATTAATACAACTTTAGAAAAATTAAATTTGTCAGTTATTAATTGAGAATTAAAGGAGAATTAA
- the pheS gene encoding phenylalanine--tRNA ligase subunit alpha, producing MKLNLDDINNLEDLKKAKNLAFGPEGEIFKLQQSLKSAPVEQKKEIGQAINVLKQQYTAFFEQADQKIKDLEIQSKLNKEFVDVTIPLRRRGSLNPITIVENRLRDWFYSHGYYEQEAGEIVSDLYNFERLNIPQDHPARAMHDSLYLNATTLLRTHNTGITATVLEENANKEVSTFAIGKVYRHDEDDATHSHQFTQIDFVSVGQVSFPNLIWTLTDLLSYVLEEQVQIRLRPSYFPFTEPSVEVDVFYKNKWIEILGAGMLHPNVLKLAGYSDNWNGFAAGIGVERITMIKYGFTDIRDLYRNDLRIMEQFKDER from the coding sequence ATGAAGTTAAATTTAGATGATATTAATAACTTAGAAGATCTTAAAAAAGCTAAAAATTTAGCTTTTGGACCTGAAGGTGAAATTTTTAAATTACAACAAAGTTTAAAAAGCGCTCCAGTTGAGCAAAAAAAAGAAATAGGGCAAGCAATTAATGTTTTAAAACAACAATACACAGCATTTTTTGAGCAAGCGGATCAAAAAATTAAGGATTTAGAAATCCAAAGCAAACTAAATAAGGAATTTGTTGATGTAACTATTCCTCTTAGACGGCGTGGTTCATTAAATCCAATTACCATTGTGGAAAATCGTTTAAGAGATTGATTTTATTCTCATGGGTACTATGAACAAGAAGCTGGAGAAATTGTTTCGGATTTATATAATTTTGAACGGTTAAATATTCCTCAAGATCACCCGGCGCGAGCTATGCATGATTCACTTTATTTAAATGCCACAACTTTACTAAGAACTCATAATACCGGAATTACTGCAACAGTGCTTGAAGAAAATGCTAATAAAGAAGTTTCTACTTTTGCTATTGGAAAAGTGTATCGTCATGATGAAGATGATGCAACACATTCACACCAATTCACTCAAATTGATTTTGTTTCAGTTGGACAAGTGAGTTTTCCCAACTTAATTTGAACCTTAACAGATTTGCTTTCATATGTGCTTGAAGAACAGGTTCAAATTCGTTTAAGACCTTCATATTTCCCTTTTACTGAACCTAGCGTTGAAGTGGATGTATTTTATAAAAACAAATGAATTGAAATTTTAGGTGCTGGAATGTTACATCCAAATGTGCTTAAACTTGCAGGTTACAGCGATAATTGAAATGGATTTGCAGCTGGAATTGGAGTTGAAAGAATCACAATGATTAAATACGGATTTACCGATATTCGTGACTTATACCGTAATGATTTAAGAATAATGGAGCAATTTAAAGATGAAAGATAG
- a CDS encoding replication-associated recombination protein A: MKNLANELRPNTIDEIVGQEHVKKLFKEVVKNNLTTSFLLFGESGIGKSSAATALAKELNKSYGYFNAATDSKKELIEILESCEVIIVDEIHRLNKDKQDILLPYVEFDRIIVYATTTENPYFKVNPALRSRMQILQLFKLTNEQIVAGLRKNITNHFNSLNISDELLNKLAFMSSGDYRIALNNLQMLSILKGNNLEVTEEDLRVIVPNVQFYSDAKGTSHYNNLSALHKSLRGSDVDAAVYYGMLIAKSGDFDGLFRRMLAVAYEDIGLASPTIHLKVHAAIEAYERLGVPEGLLPITYALMELALAPKSNSVVLARDKALSMIDVGNIYQIPQHLRDSHYASASKLGDGVGYKYPHDFENNWVKQQYLPKELKEEKFYQPGLNKREQEIVKYWTEIKK, translated from the coding sequence ATGAAAAATTTAGCTAATGAATTGCGTCCAAACACAATTGATGAAATTGTCGGACAAGAACATGTGAAAAAGCTTTTTAAAGAAGTTGTTAAGAATAATCTAACAACTAGTTTTTTACTTTTTGGAGAAAGTGGAATTGGAAAATCCTCAGCAGCTACTGCATTAGCTAAGGAATTAAACAAAAGTTATGGATACTTTAATGCTGCTACTGATTCAAAAAAAGAGTTAATTGAAATTCTTGAAAGTTGTGAAGTTATTATTGTTGATGAAATTCATCGTTTAAATAAGGATAAGCAAGATATTTTACTTCCTTATGTTGAATTTGATCGCATTATTGTATATGCGACCACAACTGAAAATCCCTATTTTAAAGTTAATCCAGCTTTGCGAAGTAGAATGCAAATTTTGCAGTTGTTTAAATTAACCAACGAACAAATTGTTGCTGGATTACGCAAGAACATAACCAATCACTTTAATTCATTAAATATTTCTGATGAACTTTTAAATAAATTGGCATTTATGTCTAGCGGAGACTATCGCATTGCTTTAAATAATTTACAAATGCTTTCGATTTTAAAAGGAAATAACTTAGAAGTTACTGAAGAAGATCTTAGAGTTATTGTCCCTAATGTTCAATTTTATTCGGATGCAAAAGGCACAAGCCATTACAACAACTTATCAGCACTTCATAAATCACTTCGTGGAAGCGATGTTGATGCAGCAGTATATTATGGAATGTTAATTGCTAAAAGCGGAGATTTTGATGGTTTGTTTCGTCGAATGTTAGCGGTAGCTTATGAAGATATTGGTCTAGCTTCGCCAACTATTCATTTAAAAGTTCATGCTGCCATTGAAGCATATGAACGACTTGGAGTGCCTGAAGGACTTTTACCAATTACTTACGCTTTAATGGAGCTAGCACTAGCTCCAAAATCAAATTCAGTTGTTTTAGCTCGCGATAAAGCTTTGAGTATGATTGATGTTGGCAATATTTATCAAATACCGCAACATCTTAGAGATTCTCATTATGCATCAGCATCAAAACTTGGAGATGGAGTTGGATATAAATATCCGCATGATTTTGAAAATAACTGAGTTAAGCAACAGTATCTTCCAAAAGAACTCAAAGAAGAAAAATTTTATCAACCAGGATTGAATAAACGTGAACAAGAAATAGTTAAATACTGAACTGAAATTAAAAAATAA
- a CDS encoding ABC transporter ATP-binding protein: MKNKSDYKSITLDSDNSVFGTTADGQRVIVDKQTRFGVFHTYSYRPILKGTEEMLTPKHGEEVLVKMRNVDITYGSGLKAFRAIKDLSLNIYKGEVLGLVGESGSGKSTTGKALVGLIPYSHGDIQLLNKTLPKKLKRGLKFGEALKEYKAIENFLVNKVQMIFQDPANSLNPHVNVEKVVSEGLENTKNAKEIYLYNIDQDVLKETFARISAKGKKETFTKELFNELNRKVAIDEHVGYKTLYEEFEPMLVNEPTAHEYLLSTKAHRDTEMQYSEKECKRILVKEILKSVGLDESVLPRYPLEFSGGQQQRIGISRAVVLRPQLLVADEPISALDVSIQAQVVNIFNELKEKFDLTILFIAHDLRMVEYISDRIAVMNKGVLLEVGKTEEIINHSLHPYTKSLLDAVPSIDSEKGSLVGYVYDPSMHNYSEEVQPEWVKINDDHYVLGTPEEVEQWKQGKY, translated from the coding sequence ATGAAAAACAAATCAGACTACAAATCAATAACTTTAGATTCAGATAATTCCGTTTTTGGAACAACTGCAGATGGTCAAAGAGTTATTGTAGATAAACAAACAAGATTCGGTGTGTTTCACACTTATTCATATAGACCTATTTTAAAAGGAACCGAAGAGATGTTAACTCCAAAGCACGGAGAAGAAGTTCTTGTAAAAATGAGAAATGTTGACATCACTTATGGTAGTGGTTTAAAAGCTTTTAGAGCTATTAAAGACTTATCTTTAAACATTTACAAAGGAGAAGTTTTAGGGCTTGTTGGTGAATCTGGTTCAGGAAAATCAACTACTGGTAAAGCATTGGTTGGACTTATTCCTTATTCACATGGAGATATTCAGCTTTTAAACAAAACTTTACCTAAAAAACTTAAAAGAGGTCTTAAATTTGGTGAAGCGCTTAAAGAATATAAGGCAATTGAAAACTTCTTAGTTAATAAAGTGCAAATGATCTTCCAAGACCCTGCCAACTCTTTAAATCCACATGTTAACGTGGAAAAAGTTGTTTCTGAAGGGTTAGAAAACACCAAAAATGCTAAAGAAATTTACTTATATAACATTGATCAAGATGTTTTAAAAGAAACTTTTGCTCGTATTTCAGCCAAAGGAAAAAAAGAAACTTTCACCAAAGAATTATTTAATGAATTAAACCGTAAAGTGGCCATTGATGAACATGTAGGTTACAAAACTTTATATGAAGAATTTGAACCAATGTTGGTAAATGAACCAACAGCACATGAGTATTTACTTAGCACTAAAGCTCATCGTGATACTGAAATGCAATATTCTGAAAAAGAGTGCAAACGTATTTTAGTTAAAGAAATTCTTAAAAGTGTTGGATTAGACGAATCTGTACTTCCACGTTACCCTCTTGAGTTTTCTGGAGGACAACAACAAAGAATCGGAATTTCTCGTGCTGTTGTTTTACGTCCACAACTTTTAGTAGCTGACGAACCAATTTCAGCTCTTGACGTATCAATTCAAGCTCAAGTAGTTAACATTTTTAACGAGCTTAAAGAAAAATTTGATTTAACCATTTTATTTATCGCCCACGATTTGCGTATGGTTGAATATATTTCAGATAGAATTGCAGTTATGAATAAAGGTGTTCTTCTAGAGGTAGGAAAAACTGAAGAAATTATCAATCATTCACTTCACCCATACACTAAATCTCTTTTAGATGCAGTTCCTTCTATTGATTCAGAAAAAGGAAGTTTAGTTGGATATGTTTATGATCCATCTATGCATAATTATTCTGAAGAAGTTCAACCTGAATGAGTAAAAATCAATGATGATCATTATGTTTTAGGAACACCTGAAGAAGTTGAACAATGAAAACAAGGTAAATATTAA
- a CDS encoding ABC transporter ATP-binding protein translates to MKKLFNKNKSANSNSALSSLRNKFSRKSKKLLSTFDWDNFYKDVQYKTFSDGTKLPIAAEIKDIHLSFTNPARPGEKNKVLRGPSIQIYEGKVHAIIGESGSGKSVLTSLLYGLTGNNAVIDSGEVKLYNNNVENFSFRNWEHSRYRGRVVSAVFQNPMSTLNPTMKVGAQIMEGMLINKIVKNKKEAYQRAVEFLRRTKIHDPEAVMKLYPHEMSGGMIQRVVIAAIVALEPKILVMDEPTTALDPTVQALVLDVIKELQQDLKLSIVFITHDLGVVASISDYISIMYAGQIIEEGTAREILKHPQHPYTWGLISSMPDVNKGDRLATIRGSVPSSLNNIVGDAFAVRNDYALDIDFVEEPKFYWVSETHRVKSALLDERAPKYEPPVLIQKLWKEFTEGKK, encoded by the coding sequence ATGAAAAAGTTATTTAATAAAAACAAATCAGCTAACTCAAATAGCGCTTTAAGTTCTCTAAGAAATAAGTTTTCAAGAAAATCTAAAAAATTACTATCTACATTTGACTGAGACAATTTTTACAAAGATGTACAATACAAAACTTTTAGTGATGGAACTAAATTACCAATTGCTGCTGAAATTAAAGATATTCATTTAAGCTTTACAAATCCAGCTCGTCCTGGAGAAAAAAACAAAGTTCTAAGAGGACCTTCTATTCAAATTTATGAAGGAAAAGTTCATGCTATTATCGGTGAATCTGGATCAGGGAAAAGTGTTTTAACATCACTTTTATATGGTCTAACAGGGAATAATGCTGTTATTGATTCTGGAGAAGTTAAACTTTATAACAATAATGTTGAAAACTTTAGTTTTAGAAACTGAGAGCACTCACGTTATAGAGGTAGAGTTGTTTCAGCAGTTTTCCAAAACCCTATGTCTACTTTGAACCCAACAATGAAAGTTGGAGCTCAAATTATGGAAGGGATGTTAATTAACAAAATTGTTAAAAACAAAAAAGAAGCTTATCAAAGAGCCGTTGAATTCTTAAGAAGAACTAAAATTCATGATCCTGAAGCGGTAATGAAACTTTATCCTCACGAAATGTCAGGAGGAATGATTCAACGGGTTGTTATTGCTGCTATTGTTGCACTTGAACCAAAAATTTTGGTTATGGATGAGCCAACTACAGCGTTGGATCCTACTGTTCAAGCTTTAGTGCTTGATGTAATTAAAGAATTACAACAAGACTTAAAACTATCAATTGTTTTCATTACTCACGATTTGGGAGTTGTTGCTTCTATTAGTGATTACATTTCAATTATGTATGCTGGACAAATTATTGAAGAGGGAACAGCTAGAGAAATTTTAAAACACCCTCAACACCCTTACACATGAGGACTAATTTCATCAATGCCTGATGTTAACAAAGGAGATCGTTTAGCAACAATTAGAGGAAGTGTTCCTTCTTCACTTAATAACATTGTTGGAGATGCTTTTGCCGTTAGAAATGATTATGCTTTAGATATTGATTTTGTTGAAGAACCTAAATTTTATTGAGTTTCTGAAACACATAGAGTTAAATCAGCCTTGCTTGACGAAAGAGCTCCAAAATATGAACCACCTGTGCTAATTCAAAAATTATGAAAGGAATTTACTGAAGGTAAAAAATAA
- a CDS encoding ABC transporter permease, with translation MANLLKNLKAKASNKISKLKANQSLSQTNLETLDLAPNQFLQPINYQKWKLIGDAFEYSESQHLGKETKVFKEFVHRFSQNTGGVFGFWILVFLVVLALIIPFTTQDPLLSNVNARNLTFGRTDNVGVYHLLGTDIQGRDLWARLWWGLRYSLALAFVTTAIEVLIGVTIGIMMGQFERFDKVMTFIIKIISIVPTILILILMTIVVSPSFWVIVFSLSFTSWTGMANQIRAQVKRARNFEWVSASRVLGTPTWKILKNYVPVILPILITQLVFSIPGVILAETSLAFIGLNIEGTATLGNLISEGQKIFPQYLRYVFVPASILILITTSVQLIGASVQDSLRRQR, from the coding sequence ATGGCTAATTTATTAAAAAATTTAAAAGCTAAAGCATCTAACAAAATTAGCAAGCTCAAAGCTAACCAAAGTCTTTCTCAAACTAACTTAGAAACATTGGATTTAGCACCAAATCAATTCTTACAACCAATTAATTACCAAAAATGAAAATTAATTGGAGATGCTTTTGAATATTCAGAATCACAACACTTAGGTAAAGAAACTAAAGTTTTCAAAGAATTTGTACACAGATTTTCACAAAACACCGGTGGAGTTTTTGGGTTTTGAATTTTAGTGTTTTTAGTTGTATTAGCATTAATTATTCCTTTTACAACTCAAGATCCACTACTTAGTAATGTTAACGCACGTAATTTAACTTTCGGAAGAACCGATAATGTTGGAGTTTATCATTTATTAGGAACCGATATTCAAGGAAGAGACTTATGAGCTAGATTATGATGAGGACTTCGTTATTCACTAGCTTTAGCTTTTGTTACAACAGCTATTGAAGTTCTCATTGGAGTTACAATCGGAATTATGATGGGTCAATTTGAACGCTTTGATAAAGTTATGACCTTTATTATTAAAATCATTTCAATTGTTCCTACCATTTTAATTTTGATTTTAATGACAATTGTTGTTTCTCCTAGTTTCTGAGTTATTGTTTTTTCACTTTCATTTACATCATGAACTGGAATGGCAAACCAAATTAGAGCCCAAGTAAAAAGAGCAAGAAACTTTGAATGAGTTTCAGCTTCTAGAGTCCTTGGAACACCAACTTGAAAAATTCTTAAAAATTATGTGCCAGTTATTTTACCAATCTTAATTACTCAACTTGTATTTAGTATTCCTGGAGTTATTCTTGCAGAAACATCACTTGCTTTCATTGGACTTAACATCGAAGGAACAGCTACATTAGGAAACTTAATTTCTGAAGGACAAAAAATCTTCCCACAATATTTAAGATATGTTTTTGTACCTGCTTCTATTTTGATTTTAATCACAACAAGTGTTCAACTTATTGGAGCAAGTGTGCAAGATTCATTAAGAAGACAAAGATAG